From Streptomyces sp. NBC_01754, a single genomic window includes:
- a CDS encoding MFS transporter — translation MPSVSSSESGSGRPVRPPLWRDGDFRRLWVGQSVSQLGEHAALLILPLFAVLTLGAGFGQLGVLRAVGQAPIPLLSLFVGAWVDNWRTRTVMVPADVGRSLILVAVASAALVGRLGLSALLVAAFAVGALSVFFDVAYQASLVRLMSRDQLVRAKSALEGSRSAAQIGGPALGGALVSLLSAPVAAVSGALFFALSFLSIRRIRHREPVPERKRHPPRIWRRIGEGLRFVVGDPTLRTVCLASAAFQFSFAAVMTLYLLFLPRELHLSGTAIGLSLAATGPGALLGSLLAARLPSRFGHGAVLVSAAALGDGAFLCVPALHGSPAVTVPALLAAGFVFGAGGQLVTVTVMAVRQAVTPDGTQGRVAATITFAGMGLSPLGSLFGGFLASQWGLRAGLLAAVAGMTLSPVLMALSPLARLGRSLPAPASPPAGPPPHHLRVPGRRGE, via the coding sequence GTGCCGTCCGTCTCCTCCTCCGAATCCGGTTCCGGTCGGCCTGTCCGTCCACCTCTGTGGCGGGATGGCGACTTCCGTAGGCTCTGGGTGGGCCAGTCGGTCTCCCAACTCGGCGAACACGCCGCCCTGTTGATTCTGCCGCTCTTCGCCGTACTGACGCTCGGCGCCGGCTTCGGCCAGTTGGGCGTCCTCCGCGCGGTGGGGCAGGCGCCGATCCCGTTGCTCTCGCTGTTCGTCGGCGCATGGGTGGACAACTGGCGGACGCGCACCGTGATGGTGCCGGCAGACGTCGGCCGGAGCTTGATACTGGTCGCCGTCGCGTCGGCCGCTCTCGTCGGCCGGCTCGGTCTGTCCGCGCTGCTGGTGGCCGCCTTCGCCGTGGGCGCCTTGTCCGTCTTCTTCGACGTCGCCTATCAGGCCTCCCTCGTACGGCTGATGAGCCGCGATCAGCTGGTACGGGCCAAGAGCGCGCTCGAGGGCAGCCGGTCCGCGGCGCAGATCGGTGGTCCGGCCCTCGGTGGTGCGCTGGTGTCCCTGCTGTCGGCACCGGTCGCCGCCGTCTCCGGCGCCCTGTTCTTCGCGCTGTCGTTCCTGTCGATCCGACGGATCCGTCACCGCGAACCGGTCCCGGAGCGGAAGAGGCACCCGCCCCGGATCTGGCGGCGGATCGGTGAGGGCCTCCGTTTCGTCGTCGGCGATCCCACGCTGCGTACCGTGTGCCTCGCCTCGGCCGCCTTCCAGTTCTCCTTCGCGGCCGTGATGACCCTCTATCTGCTGTTCCTGCCTCGGGAACTCCACCTGTCGGGCACCGCCATCGGACTGTCGCTCGCGGCGACGGGACCGGGCGCGCTCCTGGGCTCGCTGCTGGCCGCACGTCTGCCGAGCCGGTTCGGCCACGGTGCGGTGCTCGTGTCCGCGGCGGCGCTCGGCGACGGCGCGTTTCTGTGTGTACCGGCGCTGCACGGCTCCCCCGCCGTGACCGTTCCCGCGCTCCTCGCGGCCGGCTTCGTGTTCGGGGCCGGCGGCCAGTTGGTGACTGTCACGGTGATGGCCGTCCGGCAGGCCGTCACTCCGGACGGGACGCAAGGCCGGGTGGCCGCCACGATCACCTTTGCCGGCATGGGACTGAGCCCGCTGGGTTCCCTGTTCGGCGGGTTCCTCGCGTCCCAGTGGGGGCTACGCGCCGGCCTGCTGGCGGCGGTCGCGGGCATGACGCTGTCCCCCGTGCTGATGGCCCTGTCCCCGCTCGCACGCCTGGGCCGGTCTCTTCCGGCCCCCGCGTCACCCCCTGCCGGGCCACCGCCTCACCACCTCCGCGTGCCGGGACGGCGAGGGGAATGA
- a CDS encoding chitinase, translated as MPRPKPRNARKARLLGVVLAVAGAAQSLLGAAAPGASAAADATPEHTQADTCAVKSRPQGKVLQGYWENWDGAVNGVHPPFGWTPITDSRIGEHGYNVVTAAFPVIRSDGTALWEDGMDATVRVPTPAEVCQAKENGLTVLLSIGGATAGIDLNSTAVADRFVQTVVPILKEYNFDGIDIDIETGLTGSGDIGQLSPSQANLIRIIDGVLDATPSDFGLTMAPETAYVTGGSVVYGSIWGAYLPVIKKYADNGRLWWLNMQYYNGSMYGCSGDSYEAGTVQGFTAQTDCLDQGLVVQGTTIRVPYDKQVPGLPAQPGAGGGYMTPGLVAQAWNAHDGLKGLMTWSVNWDGSRDWTFGDNVKALQGR; from the coding sequence ATGCCTCGACCGAAGCCAAGGAACGCACGGAAGGCACGGCTCCTGGGAGTCGTGCTGGCGGTTGCGGGAGCCGCCCAGTCCCTGCTCGGGGCGGCGGCGCCGGGCGCGTCCGCGGCGGCGGACGCCACACCCGAGCACACACAGGCCGACACCTGCGCGGTGAAGTCCCGGCCGCAGGGCAAGGTGCTCCAGGGGTACTGGGAGAACTGGGACGGTGCCGTCAACGGTGTCCATCCGCCGTTCGGCTGGACACCGATCACCGATTCCCGCATCGGTGAGCACGGTTACAACGTCGTGACCGCGGCCTTCCCGGTCATCCGCTCGGACGGTACCGCGCTGTGGGAGGACGGCATGGACGCCACTGTCCGGGTGCCCACCCCCGCCGAGGTGTGCCAGGCCAAGGAGAACGGCCTCACCGTGCTGCTGTCCATCGGCGGCGCGACGGCCGGTATCGACCTCAACTCCACCGCGGTGGCCGACCGGTTCGTGCAGACGGTCGTACCGATCCTCAAGGAGTACAACTTCGACGGCATCGACATCGACATCGAGACCGGTCTCACCGGCAGTGGAGACATCGGTCAGCTCTCGCCCTCCCAGGCCAACCTGATCCGCATCATCGACGGGGTGCTCGACGCCACGCCGTCCGACTTCGGACTGACCATGGCACCTGAGACCGCCTACGTCACCGGCGGCAGCGTCGTCTACGGCTCGATCTGGGGCGCATACCTGCCTGTCATCAAGAAGTACGCCGACAACGGCCGGCTGTGGTGGCTGAACATGCAGTACTACAACGGCAGCATGTACGGGTGCTCCGGCGACTCCTACGAGGCCGGTACGGTCCAGGGGTTCACCGCCCAGACCGACTGCCTCGACCAGGGGCTCGTCGTACAGGGCACCACCATCCGGGTCCCGTACGACAAGCAGGTGCCGGGACTGCCGGCCCAGCCGGGCGCGGGGGGCGGCTACATGACACCCGGCCTGGTGGCCCAGGCGTGGAACGCCCATGACGGGCTCAAGGGCCTGATGACCTGGTCCGTCAACTGGGACGGGTCCCGTGACTGGACCTTCGGCGACAACGTGAAGGCACTCCAGGGCCGCTGA
- a CDS encoding lytic polysaccharide monooxygenase auxiliary activity family 9 protein, with translation MRRRITSLLLGLGLIGGTFVATAGSAQGHGYTDSPVSRQQLCGNGTVRNCGQIQWEPPSVEGPKGFPTRGPADGQICAGGNGRFSELDDPRGGNWPATSLTAGQNHTFLWRISARHATTDFRYYVTKDGYDPTKPLTRADLDPQPFLTVPFGGRLPGSTVSHAGVLPQKSGKHIILGVWTIADTGNAFYACSDVQF, from the coding sequence ATGCGTAGGAGAATCACTTCGTTACTCCTCGGCCTCGGGCTGATCGGCGGCACCTTCGTCGCCACCGCCGGCAGCGCCCAGGGGCACGGCTACACCGACTCACCCGTCAGCCGCCAACAGCTGTGCGGCAACGGCACCGTGCGCAACTGTGGCCAGATCCAGTGGGAGCCGCCGAGCGTCGAGGGCCCCAAGGGGTTCCCGACCCGCGGACCCGCCGACGGACAGATCTGCGCGGGCGGCAACGGCCGCTTCTCCGAGCTGGACGACCCGCGTGGCGGGAACTGGCCCGCCACCAGCCTCACCGCAGGCCAGAACCACACCTTCCTCTGGCGTATCAGCGCACGGCACGCCACCACCGACTTCCGCTACTACGTCACCAAGGACGGATACGACCCCACCAAGCCGTTGACCAGGGCGGACCTGGACCCGCAGCCGTTCCTGACCGTGCCTTTCGGCGGCCGGCTCCCCGGCTCCACGGTCAGCCACGCGGGGGTCCTGCCGCAGAAGAGCGGTAAGCACATCATCCTCGGCGTCTGGACCATCGCCGACACCGGCAACGCCTTCTACGCCTGCTCCGACGTGCAGTTCTGA
- a CDS encoding MFS transporter, giving the protein MTVIPGPAPLWRDPQFAVLASARIISVLGNGFARVALAFAVLTLPGSSPGRLSLVLACQALPQLVFVLLGGVIADRMSRVRLMALADWVAMVAYGGLALMVMTGRAPLTAMCALAVVAGTATALFAPAMDGVLPLLVRAERLQQANALLRMGTNMSLLLGLALSGVTVALVGAGWALALNAVSFAVSAVLVHRLGVPGRPPKTSSCWADLREGRQEFFARKWLWPVVAQYTIVVAALNANVGVLGPLVAEEHLGGVRAWSAIVAAQALGTIAGAGLAARIRVKRPVLVAVLATFPAAVPIALLAGHAPVWSIAAAMFCSGIASDIFAVLWITTIQREIPEETLSRISSYEWFGSLAFAPLGLLVAGPVADAVGAGPALASCAILIALATAATLLSSSVRSLRAPEDTRHDSAETSPRAVEPAR; this is encoded by the coding sequence ATGACGGTCATTCCGGGTCCGGCGCCGCTCTGGCGCGACCCTCAGTTCGCCGTGCTCGCTTCGGCGCGGATCATCTCGGTCCTGGGCAACGGGTTCGCCCGTGTGGCACTCGCGTTCGCCGTACTGACCCTGCCGGGATCGAGTCCGGGGAGGCTGTCGCTGGTGCTGGCCTGCCAGGCGTTACCTCAGCTGGTCTTCGTCCTGCTCGGTGGAGTGATCGCGGACCGGATGTCCCGCGTTCGGCTGATGGCTCTGGCCGACTGGGTCGCCATGGTGGCGTACGGAGGGCTGGCCCTCATGGTCATGACGGGCCGTGCCCCGCTGACGGCGATGTGCGCTCTGGCCGTCGTCGCGGGCACGGCGACCGCTCTGTTCGCTCCCGCCATGGACGGCGTACTGCCACTCCTGGTGCGCGCGGAACGCCTCCAGCAGGCGAACGCACTTCTGCGGATGGGCACCAACATGTCCCTGCTCCTGGGCCTGGCCCTCTCGGGCGTGACGGTGGCGCTGGTCGGAGCGGGCTGGGCGCTGGCGCTGAACGCGGTGTCCTTCGCGGTCAGCGCGGTACTGGTCCACCGGCTAGGTGTGCCGGGGAGGCCGCCGAAGACGTCGTCCTGCTGGGCCGATCTACGCGAGGGCCGGCAGGAGTTCTTCGCCCGGAAGTGGCTGTGGCCCGTGGTCGCGCAGTACACGATCGTGGTCGCCGCGTTGAACGCCAACGTCGGTGTGCTGGGTCCCTTGGTGGCCGAGGAGCATCTGGGGGGTGTACGGGCGTGGTCGGCCATCGTTGCCGCGCAGGCGCTGGGCACCATCGCGGGCGCGGGACTTGCAGCGCGGATCCGGGTGAAACGCCCGGTGCTGGTGGCCGTCCTCGCCACCTTTCCCGCCGCCGTACCGATCGCTCTGCTGGCAGGTCATGCGCCGGTGTGGTCGATCGCGGCGGCCATGTTCTGCTCCGGGATCGCCTCCGACATCTTCGCGGTGCTGTGGATCACCACCATCCAACGCGAGATCCCCGAGGAAACCCTCTCCAGGATCAGCTCCTACGAGTGGTTCGGTTCACTCGCCTTCGCGCCTCTCGGACTCCTCGTCGCCGGCCCGGTGGCCGATGCCGTCGGGGCGGGACCCGCCCTGGCCAGTTGCGCGATCCTGATCGCACTCGCCACTGCCGCGACACTCCTCTCGTCCTCCGTACGGAGCCTCCGGGCGCCGGAAGACACCCGGCACGACTCCGCCGAAACGTCGCCGCGGGCAGTTGAGCCCGCGAGGTGA
- a CDS encoding peptidase E: MTASEPTIVATSGGHRAGGRTMVTFDALVHHAVDLSGVHGRRPRVMYVGTAIGDAEHFAARMAEAARVAGFDLTPLQLFPMPNLEDVEGAVLEQDVVWVMGGSVANLLAVWRVHGLDRVMRRAWESGVVLSGVSAGSICWFQGGVTDSFGPDLQPLTDSLGFLPYGNGVHYDTDKGRRPLVHRLVADGTLPVTHCTDDGVGLVYRGVELVEAVAEVPGKGAYVVVREGDSAVEERIEPRRLPPLRL; the protein is encoded by the coding sequence ATGACTGCCTCGGAACCCACCATCGTCGCCACGTCCGGCGGACACCGCGCGGGTGGCCGAACCATGGTCACGTTCGACGCCTTGGTGCACCACGCCGTCGATCTGTCGGGAGTGCATGGACGTCGGCCCCGGGTGATGTACGTCGGTACGGCCATCGGCGACGCCGAGCACTTCGCCGCGCGCATGGCCGAGGCCGCCCGGGTCGCCGGGTTCGACCTGACACCGCTTCAGCTCTTCCCCATGCCCAACCTCGAGGACGTCGAGGGTGCCGTGCTCGAACAGGACGTCGTCTGGGTCATGGGGGGATCGGTCGCCAACCTGCTGGCCGTGTGGCGGGTCCACGGACTGGACCGCGTCATGCGCCGGGCGTGGGAGTCGGGCGTCGTGCTCAGCGGGGTCAGCGCGGGTTCGATCTGCTGGTTCCAGGGAGGGGTCACCGATTCGTTCGGGCCCGATCTCCAGCCTCTCACCGATTCCCTCGGCTTCCTGCCGTACGGCAACGGCGTGCACTACGACACCGACAAGGGCCGCCGACCGTTGGTCCACCGGCTCGTCGCGGACGGCACCTTGCCCGTGACGCACTGCACCGACGACGGTGTGGGTCTGGTCTACCGTGGCGTCGAGTTGGTCGAAGCGGTCGCGGAAGTGCCCGGCAAAGGCGCCTACGTGGTCGTACGCGAAGGGGACTCGGCCGTTGAGGAACGGATCGAGCCGCGCCGGCTCCCGCCGCTGAGGCTCTGA